In Oryzihumus leptocrescens, the following are encoded in one genomic region:
- the ruvX gene encoding Holliday junction resolvase RuvX: MREGIRLGVDVGSVRVGLAVSDPSGLLATPERTLARDVEGGRDREEVAAEVTARAAVEVVVGLPRSLSGQEGPAAETARAWARELAALVRPVPVRLVDERLTTVDAHRRLRDSGVAGRQQRAVVDQAAAVLILQAALDAERSSGRPPGELVTLRKPRAKAKGQTR, from the coding sequence GTGCGCGAGGGCATCCGCCTCGGCGTGGACGTCGGGAGCGTGCGTGTCGGGCTGGCGGTGAGCGACCCCTCGGGGCTGCTCGCCACCCCCGAGCGCACGCTCGCGCGGGACGTCGAGGGTGGCCGGGACCGCGAGGAGGTCGCGGCCGAGGTCACCGCGCGCGCGGCCGTCGAGGTCGTCGTCGGCCTGCCGCGGTCGCTGTCCGGCCAGGAGGGCCCGGCCGCGGAGACGGCCCGCGCCTGGGCCCGTGAGCTCGCGGCGCTGGTGCGCCCGGTCCCGGTGCGCCTGGTCGACGAGCGCCTGACCACGGTGGACGCCCACCGCCGGCTGCGCGACAGTGGTGTCGCCGGCCGCCAGCAGCGCGCCGTGGTCGACCAGGCGGCGGCGGTGCTCATCCTGCAGGCGGCGCTCGACGCCGAGCGCTCGTCCGGTCGGCCGCCCGGGGAGCTGGTCACGCTCCGCAAGCCCCGGGCCAAGGCAAAGGGTCAGACGCGATGA
- the mltG gene encoding endolytic transglycosylase MltG, which yields MKEDHLVDSIFGDAEGQAPNPPVRRTAPPTGPTRAQHRQAMARQQRELRRKARRRRGRRFLVLTLSLVLVGGAAFGATQYLRPLVASLTASKDWTGSGTGEVTIEVHDGDSGRAIGATLEKAGVVKTASAFSDLAEGNPQAASIQPGSYRLRLHMSASAALALLLDPKNRTVPRVTLREGLWRSEVFATLSRATGVKVADYEAAAKQPELLGLPAAARGNVEGYLFPATYEFPSKATAAEQLRIMVSKSVAELQQLGVSPASMERTVIIASIVEAEGMRDADRPKIARVIENRLARKMKLQMDSTVSYGVQHRAITTTNAERAANNGYNTYRVAGLPAGPISNPGAASIQAAAHPAAGPWLYFVAVNPETGETRFATDVASHAANVKLFQQWCSAHPGKC from the coding sequence ATGAAGGAAGACCACCTGGTCGACTCGATCTTCGGCGACGCCGAGGGCCAGGCCCCGAACCCACCCGTGCGGCGCACCGCACCCCCCACCGGACCCACCCGGGCCCAGCACCGTCAGGCCATGGCCCGGCAGCAGCGCGAGCTGCGCCGGAAGGCCCGGCGGCGGCGCGGTCGGCGCTTCCTCGTCCTCACCCTCTCCCTGGTCCTCGTCGGTGGCGCCGCCTTCGGCGCCACGCAGTACCTGCGTCCGCTGGTCGCGAGCCTGACCGCGAGCAAGGACTGGACCGGGTCGGGCACCGGCGAGGTGACCATCGAGGTCCACGACGGCGACTCCGGCCGGGCCATCGGCGCCACCCTGGAGAAGGCGGGCGTGGTCAAGACCGCCTCGGCCTTCTCCGACCTTGCCGAGGGCAACCCCCAGGCGGCCTCGATCCAGCCCGGCAGCTACCGGCTCCGGCTGCACATGAGCGCGTCGGCGGCCCTGGCCCTGTTGCTTGACCCGAAGAACCGCACGGTGCCCCGGGTGACCCTGCGCGAGGGCCTGTGGCGCAGCGAGGTCTTCGCGACCCTGAGCAGGGCCACCGGGGTCAAGGTCGCCGACTACGAGGCGGCCGCGAAGCAGCCGGAGCTGCTGGGCCTGCCGGCGGCGGCCCGCGGCAACGTCGAGGGCTACCTGTTCCCGGCGACCTACGAGTTCCCGTCCAAGGCCACCGCTGCCGAGCAGCTGCGGATCATGGTGAGCAAGTCCGTGGCCGAGCTGCAGCAGCTCGGGGTCAGCCCGGCATCGATGGAGCGCACCGTCATCATCGCGAGCATCGTCGAGGCCGAGGGCATGCGGGACGCCGACCGGCCGAAGATCGCCCGGGTCATCGAGAACCGCCTGGCGCGGAAGATGAAGCTGCAGATGGACTCCACGGTCAGCTACGGCGTGCAGCACCGGGCGATCACGACCACCAACGCCGAGCGGGCCGCGAACAACGGCTACAACACCTACCGCGTGGCGGGGCTGCCGGCCGGCCCGATCAGCAACCCCGGCGCGGCCTCGATCCAGGCGGCCGCCCACCCGGCGGCGGGCCCATGGCTCTACTTCGTCGCGGTCAACCCCGAGACCGGGGAGACGCGCTTCGCGACGGACGTGGCCAGCCACGCGGCCAACGTCAAGCTCTTCCAGCAGTGGTGCAGCGCGCACCCGGGCAAGTGCTGA
- a CDS encoding ABC transporter ATP-binding protein yields MSQTSATEATSSGRPQTVTRARRVTNPSGQEPFLVVDDLRVEFPTADGPVQAVQGLSYQLPMGRTLAIVGESGSGKSVSSMAVMGLHDMRRTRMSGSIKLGGQEIVGMSSQGMRKVRGDQASMIFQDPQSSLHPYFKIGWQISEAYRAHHKVSKKVARNRALEMLDRVGIPNPQRRIDQYPYEFSGGMRQRAMIAMALVNDPKLLIADEPTTALDVTVQAQILDLLNDLQKEFGSAIMLITHDLGVVAEVADDVLVMYAGRAVEYGTAQEVLASPSHPYTWGLLESIPSVSTEHEMLRPIRGNPPSLVNLPSGCSFHPRCPYVDRVSGDQCRTELPELVRRDQLGTDASRCHLADPRAIFTAEVEPGLA; encoded by the coding sequence ATGAGCCAGACCTCGGCCACCGAGGCCACCTCCTCCGGCCGTCCGCAGACGGTCACCCGCGCCCGCCGGGTCACCAACCCCTCCGGCCAGGAGCCGTTCCTCGTCGTCGACGACCTGCGGGTCGAGTTCCCGACGGCCGACGGTCCGGTCCAGGCGGTCCAGGGCCTGAGCTACCAGCTGCCCATGGGGCGCACCCTCGCCATCGTCGGCGAGTCCGGCTCCGGCAAGTCCGTGTCGAGCATGGCCGTGATGGGCCTGCACGACATGCGGCGCACCCGGATGAGCGGCTCGATCAAGCTCGGCGGCCAGGAGATCGTCGGCATGTCCAGCCAGGGCATGCGCAAGGTCCGTGGCGACCAGGCGTCGATGATCTTCCAGGACCCGCAGTCCTCGCTGCACCCGTACTTCAAGATCGGCTGGCAGATCTCCGAGGCCTACCGCGCGCACCACAAGGTGTCCAAGAAGGTGGCGCGCAACCGGGCCCTGGAGATGCTGGACCGGGTGGGCATCCCCAACCCCCAGCGCCGGATCGACCAGTACCCCTACGAGTTCTCCGGCGGCATGCGCCAGCGCGCGATGATCGCCATGGCGCTGGTCAACGACCCCAAGCTGCTCATCGCCGACGAGCCGACGACCGCCCTCGACGTCACCGTGCAGGCCCAGATCCTGGACCTGCTCAACGACCTCCAGAAGGAGTTCGGCTCGGCGATCATGCTCATCACGCACGACCTGGGGGTCGTCGCGGAGGTCGCCGACGACGTGCTGGTCATGTATGCCGGCCGCGCCGTCGAGTACGGCACGGCCCAGGAGGTGCTGGCCAGCCCGTCCCACCCCTACACGTGGGGACTGCTCGAGTCGATCCCCTCGGTCTCGACCGAGCACGAGATGCTGCGCCCGATCCGGGGCAACCCGCCGAGCCTGGTCAACCTGCCCTCCGGCTGCTCCTTCCACCCTCGCTGCCCGTACGTCGACCGGGTGTCCGGCGACCAGTGCCGCACCGAGCTGCCCGAGCTGGTCCGCCGCGACCAGCTGGGCACCGACGCATCCCGCTGCCACCTCGCCGACCCCCGCGCCATCTTCACGGCCGAGGTCGAGCCGGGCCTGGCCTGA
- a CDS encoding DUF948 domain-containing protein yields MSLGDVAGLIAALAFAYVVIRLGSVIGKAGKVLDEARLGVRGVSEQTVPLLSQVTDTVASTNEQIVRVDTITANVAAMSTNVNALTSLFAATLGSPVVKVAAFSYGVRTAMKGNAQGKAAGRRRRKG; encoded by the coding sequence GTGTCCCTCGGCGACGTCGCCGGACTGATCGCGGCCCTGGCGTTCGCCTACGTGGTGATCCGTCTCGGCTCGGTCATCGGCAAGGCCGGCAAGGTGCTCGACGAGGCCAGACTCGGCGTCCGCGGTGTCTCCGAGCAGACCGTGCCGCTGCTGTCGCAGGTGACCGACACGGTCGCCTCGACCAACGAGCAGATCGTGCGGGTGGACACCATCACGGCCAACGTCGCCGCGATGTCCACCAACGTCAACGCGCTCACCTCGCTGTTCGCCGCCACGCTGGGCTCGCCGGTGGTCAAGGTCGCCGCGTTCAGCTACGGCGTGCGCACGGCGATGAAGGGCAACGCCCAGGGCAAGGCGGCCGGCCGGCGCCGCCGGAAGGGGTGA
- a CDS encoding ABC transporter ATP-binding protein, with product MHFPIKNTDGLFARKQVVQAVDGVSFDLGKGQTLGLVGESGCGKSTLGRAITRLYQPTSGQVLFEGTDLAGLPEKRMRPFRRELQMVFQDPYSSLNPRQTVGSIISTPLQVHGLAKGKEIQRVQELLERVGLNPEHHNRYPNEFSGGQRQRIGIARALAVEPQVIVADEPVSALDVSIQAQVMNLMEELRRDLGIAFVFIAHDLGVVRHFCDRVAVMYLGKMVEVGDREQVYTAPQHPYTQALLSAVPDLGAVRGVPPRERIRLAGDVPSPINPPSGCRFRTRCWKAQDICASQEPPLESKAEAGAGHSIACHFPEVKESLVAEASA from the coding sequence ATGCACTTCCCGATCAAGAACACCGACGGCCTGTTCGCCAGGAAGCAGGTCGTGCAGGCCGTCGACGGTGTCTCCTTCGACCTCGGCAAGGGCCAGACCCTCGGCCTGGTGGGGGAGTCCGGCTGTGGCAAGTCCACCCTCGGCCGGGCGATCACGCGCCTCTACCAGCCGACCAGCGGCCAGGTCCTGTTCGAGGGCACCGACCTCGCCGGCCTGCCCGAGAAGCGGATGCGCCCGTTCCGCCGCGAGCTGCAGATGGTCTTCCAGGACCCCTACAGCTCGCTGAACCCGCGCCAGACCGTCGGCTCGATCATCAGCACCCCGCTGCAGGTCCACGGGCTGGCCAAGGGCAAGGAGATCCAGCGGGTCCAGGAGCTGCTCGAGCGGGTGGGCCTCAACCCCGAGCACCACAACCGCTACCCCAACGAGTTCTCCGGCGGGCAGCGCCAGCGCATCGGCATCGCCCGGGCGCTGGCGGTCGAGCCGCAGGTGATCGTGGCCGACGAGCCGGTCTCGGCCCTTGACGTCTCGATCCAGGCCCAGGTCATGAACCTCATGGAGGAGCTGCGCCGCGACCTCGGCATCGCGTTCGTCTTCATCGCCCACGACCTTGGCGTCGTGCGTCACTTCTGCGACCGGGTCGCGGTGATGTACCTCGGCAAGATGGTCGAGGTCGGCGACCGCGAGCAGGTCTACACCGCGCCGCAGCACCCCTACACGCAGGCGCTGCTCTCGGCCGTGCCCGACCTCGGCGCGGTGCGCGGCGTGCCGCCGCGGGAGCGGATCCGCCTCGCCGGTGACGTGCCCAGCCCGATCAACCCGCCGAGCGGCTGCCGCTTCCGCACCCGCTGCTGGAAGGCCCAGGACATCTGCGCCAGCCAGGAGCCGCCGCTGGAGTCCAAGGCCGAGGCGGGCGCCGGGCACTCCATCGCCTGCCACTTCCCGGAGGTCAAGGAGAGCCTCGTCGCGGAGGCGAGCGCCTGA
- a CDS encoding ABC transporter permease — MFTYLTRRVISAISVIIATVIASFALFFIAPSDPASAICGETRCSQQRYEDIRKSLNLDRPVTEQFAEYAGGIVFGRDYTDGGVTQHCAAPCLGYSFKTGQPVLEQIGSRLPVTLTVVLGASVIFFGVGVTLGSMAARRRGTSSDRALVGLTLVMSSIPYYLVALLVFLYLVISFPILPRPGYFPIADNGPVKWFLGFLAPWLVLGIYNSTSYTRYSRGSMVESLSEDYVRTARSKGISERRVTYLHGLRAAITPVVTIYGLDIAYLIVSSIFTERIFDLPGIGNLVLQSFNNSDLPMIMGTVIVGAVVLVVMNLLVDIVYSFLDPRVRLS, encoded by the coding sequence GTGTTCACGTACCTCACCCGGCGCGTCATCAGCGCGATCTCGGTCATCATCGCGACCGTCATCGCCTCCTTCGCGCTGTTCTTCATCGCGCCGAGCGATCCCGCATCGGCCATCTGTGGCGAAACCCGCTGCTCGCAGCAGCGCTACGAGGACATCAGGAAGAGCCTGAACCTCGACCGGCCGGTCACCGAGCAGTTCGCTGAGTACGCCGGCGGCATCGTCTTCGGCCGGGACTACACCGACGGCGGCGTCACCCAGCACTGCGCGGCCCCGTGCCTGGGCTACTCGTTCAAGACGGGCCAGCCCGTGCTGGAACAGATCGGCAGCCGGCTGCCGGTCACCCTCACCGTGGTGCTCGGCGCCTCGGTCATCTTCTTCGGCGTCGGCGTGACGCTGGGGTCCATGGCGGCCCGGCGGCGCGGCACCTCGTCCGACCGTGCCCTCGTCGGTCTGACCCTGGTGATGAGCTCGATCCCGTACTACCTGGTGGCCCTGCTCGTCTTCCTCTACCTCGTCATCTCCTTCCCGATCCTGCCGCGCCCCGGCTACTTCCCGATCGCGGACAACGGCCCGGTGAAGTGGTTCCTGGGCTTCCTGGCCCCGTGGCTCGTGCTGGGCATCTACAACTCCACGTCCTACACGCGGTACTCGCGCGGGTCGATGGTGGAGTCGCTGAGCGAGGACTACGTCCGGACCGCCCGCAGCAAGGGCATCAGCGAGCGGCGGGTGACCTACCTGCACGGCCTGCGCGCCGCGATCACGCCGGTCGTGACGATCTACGGCCTCGACATCGCCTACCTGATCGTCAGCTCCATCTTCACCGAGCGCATCTTCGATCTTCCCGGCATCGGGAACCTCGTGCTCCAGAGCTTCAACAACTCCGACCTGCCGATGATCATGGGCACGGTGATCGTCGGGGCCGTGGTCCTGGTGGTCATGAACCTCCTGGTCGACATCGTCTACTCGTTCCTCGACCCCCGCGTGAGGTTGTCATGA
- the alaS gene encoding alanine--tRNA ligase — METAEIRRRWLDFFEKAGHAVVPSAPLLYDDPNLLFVNAGMVPFKPYFLGQESAPWKRATSVQKCVRTLDIDEVGKTSRHGTFFQMNGNFSFGDYFKKDAIAFAWELLTTSQADGGYGLHPDRLWATVYHDDDEAAQMWLDQTDIPAERIVRRGMKDNYWSMGVPGPCGPCSEIFVDRGPEYGREGGPAVDEDRYMEIWNLVFMQNVRGEGGGKEDFPIVGELPAKSIDTGMGLERIASVLQGVDNLYEIDEVYPVLARAAEMSGKKYGAQSQHDAAHSHPDDVRLRVVADHVRSALMLIGDGVTPGNEGRGYVLRRMLRRAVRSMRLLGVDEPSLPQLLPVSMERMKQSYPELERDFGRISQVAYAEEEAFRRTLVAGTTILDTAVSKAKSAGSTHLSGDQAFALHDTYGFPIDLTLEMAAEHGLEVDETGFRRLMAEQRDRAKADARAKKSAHGDTTAYREVADLLGREVEFTGYDEIVSEAKVAGVLLDGATVPSARAGQEIELVLDRTPFYAEGGGQLADGGRIELANGAVIEVRDVQKPIGGLIVHRATVVSGEVNAGEAAHALVDIDRRRAISRAHTATHMVHKAIREALGDTATQAGSENAPGRFRFDFNAQSAVPASVLTDVEARVNALLAEDLPVHAEIMTQQQAVDSGAMALFGEKYGDRVRVISVGDWARELCGGTHAQRSGQLGLVKLLGEASIGSGVRRVEALVGTDAYDFLAREHAVVGQLTEALKVRSEELPERINSILTRLKDAEREIGTMRQQQVLAAAASLAAGARDVYGVSFVGHDAGAGVGADDLRTLALDLRSRLGNERPAVVAVAGVAKDRPVVIVATNEAARQWGVKAGELVKVAATTLGGGGGGKDDVAQGGGTDAGKVGEALARVEHTVGERVTASR; from the coding sequence ATGGAAACCGCCGAGATCAGGCGCCGTTGGCTGGACTTCTTCGAGAAGGCGGGCCATGCCGTGGTCCCCAGCGCCCCGCTGCTCTACGACGACCCCAACCTGCTGTTCGTCAACGCCGGCATGGTGCCGTTCAAGCCCTACTTCCTCGGCCAGGAGAGCGCGCCCTGGAAGCGGGCCACCAGCGTGCAGAAGTGCGTGCGCACCCTCGACATCGACGAGGTCGGCAAGACCAGCCGCCACGGCACGTTCTTCCAGATGAACGGCAACTTCTCCTTCGGCGACTACTTCAAGAAGGACGCCATCGCCTTCGCCTGGGAGCTGCTGACGACCAGCCAGGCCGACGGCGGCTACGGCCTGCACCCCGACCGGCTCTGGGCCACCGTCTACCACGACGACGACGAGGCCGCGCAGATGTGGCTGGACCAGACCGACATCCCGGCCGAGCGCATCGTGCGCCGCGGGATGAAGGACAACTACTGGTCCATGGGCGTGCCCGGCCCGTGCGGCCCGTGCAGCGAGATCTTCGTCGACCGCGGCCCGGAGTACGGCCGCGAGGGCGGCCCGGCCGTCGACGAGGACCGTTACATGGAGATCTGGAACCTCGTCTTCATGCAGAACGTGCGCGGCGAGGGCGGCGGCAAGGAGGACTTCCCGATCGTCGGGGAGCTGCCCGCCAAGAGCATCGACACCGGCATGGGCCTGGAGCGCATCGCCTCGGTCCTGCAGGGCGTGGACAACCTCTACGAGATCGACGAGGTCTACCCGGTCCTGGCCCGGGCCGCGGAGATGAGCGGCAAGAAGTACGGCGCGCAGTCCCAGCACGACGCGGCCCACTCCCACCCCGACGACGTGCGCCTGCGGGTCGTGGCCGACCACGTGCGCAGCGCGCTCATGCTCATCGGCGACGGCGTCACCCCCGGCAACGAGGGCCGCGGCTACGTGCTGCGCCGGATGCTGCGCCGCGCGGTCCGCTCGATGCGCCTGCTCGGCGTCGACGAGCCGTCCCTGCCGCAGCTGCTGCCGGTCAGCATGGAGCGGATGAAGCAGTCCTACCCCGAGCTCGAGCGCGACTTCGGCCGGATCAGCCAGGTCGCGTACGCCGAGGAGGAGGCCTTCCGCCGCACGCTCGTCGCGGGGACCACGATCCTGGACACGGCGGTCAGCAAGGCCAAGTCGGCCGGCTCGACCCACCTGTCCGGTGACCAGGCGTTCGCCCTGCACGACACCTACGGGTTCCCGATCGACCTGACCCTGGAGATGGCTGCCGAGCACGGCCTCGAGGTCGACGAGACCGGGTTCCGCCGGCTCATGGCCGAGCAGCGGGACCGCGCCAAGGCCGACGCCCGGGCGAAGAAGAGCGCGCACGGTGACACCACGGCCTACCGCGAGGTGGCCGACCTGCTCGGGCGCGAGGTGGAGTTCACCGGCTACGACGAGATCGTCTCCGAGGCGAAGGTCGCCGGGGTCCTGCTCGACGGCGCGACCGTGCCCTCGGCGCGCGCCGGCCAGGAGATCGAGCTGGTGCTCGACCGCACCCCGTTCTACGCCGAGGGCGGTGGCCAGCTCGCCGACGGCGGCCGGATCGAGCTCGCGAACGGCGCGGTCATCGAGGTCCGCGACGTGCAGAAGCCGATCGGCGGGCTCATCGTCCACCGCGCCACGGTGGTCTCCGGCGAGGTCAACGCCGGCGAGGCCGCGCACGCGCTCGTCGACATCGACCGGCGCCGTGCCATCTCCCGCGCGCACACCGCGACGCACATGGTGCACAAGGCGATCCGCGAGGCGCTCGGCGACACCGCCACCCAGGCCGGCTCCGAGAACGCGCCGGGGCGCTTCCGCTTCGACTTCAACGCGCAGTCCGCGGTCCCGGCCTCGGTGCTCACCGACGTCGAGGCCCGCGTCAACGCGCTGCTGGCCGAGGACCTGCCGGTCCACGCCGAGATCATGACCCAGCAGCAGGCGGTCGACTCCGGTGCCATGGCCCTGTTCGGGGAGAAGTACGGCGACCGGGTGCGGGTCATCTCCGTCGGTGACTGGGCCCGCGAGCTGTGCGGCGGCACGCACGCCCAGCGTTCCGGCCAGCTCGGCCTGGTCAAGCTGCTCGGCGAGGCCTCCATCGGCTCTGGCGTCCGGCGCGTCGAGGCCCTCGTCGGCACCGACGCCTACGACTTCCTCGCCCGCGAGCACGCCGTGGTCGGCCAGCTGACCGAGGCGCTCAAGGTGCGCTCGGAGGAGCTGCCCGAGCGGATCAACAGCATCCTCACCCGGCTCAAGGACGCCGAGCGCGAGATCGGCACGATGCGCCAGCAGCAGGTGCTGGCCGCGGCGGCCTCGCTGGCCGCCGGCGCGCGCGACGTCTACGGCGTGTCCTTCGTGGGCCACGACGCCGGTGCCGGGGTCGGCGCCGACGACCTGCGCACCCTCGCGCTCGACCTGCGCAGCCGCCTCGGCAACGAGCGGCCGGCCGTGGTCGCCGTCGCGGGCGTGGCCAAGGACCGGCCGGTCGTCATCGTCGCGACCAACGAGGCGGCCCGGCAGTGGGGCGTCAAGGCCGGCGAGCTGGTCAAGGTCGCCGCGACCACCCTGGGTGGTGGTGGCGGTGGCAAGGACGACGTCGCCCAGGGCGGGGGCACCGACGCGGGGAAGGTGGGCGAGGCGCTGGCCCGGGTCGAGCACACCGTCGGCGAGCGCGTCACCGCGAGCCGGTAA
- a CDS encoding DUF6167 family protein — protein sequence MRRLFWVALGATVGVLAVRKVTKVAEAYTPAGVASGLAGIGEGLKEMAEAVRDGMAEREEELRFALGIDTATLPDGRAMDAEAARRLLDDPTGPRAR from the coding sequence GTGCGACGACTGTTCTGGGTCGCCCTCGGCGCGACCGTCGGGGTCCTGGCCGTCCGCAAGGTCACCAAGGTCGCAGAGGCCTACACCCCGGCCGGGGTCGCCAGCGGCCTGGCGGGGATCGGCGAGGGCCTCAAGGAGATGGCCGAGGCCGTGCGCGACGGCATGGCCGAGCGCGAGGAGGAGCTGCGCTTCGCCCTCGGCATCGACACCGCCACCCTGCCCGACGGCCGGGCGATGGACGCCGAGGCGGCCCGCCGCCTGCTCGACGACCCGACCGGGCCGCGCGCCCGCTAG
- a CDS encoding ABC transporter substrate-binding protein, whose translation MAVIGLAACGTPSSNNKQAGGSSSDTIGGAQQKATDESAKGPAKDIDGAKKGGTMTVYAESTPSTFDPTNIYYTDGNQIAKLAFRTLTQFDIRNGKPVLVPDLAEDLGKVSADKLTWTFKLKKGIKYQDGTPVKAEDFAYAIKRSFAHDVFDAGPTYQLSYFKDADTYKGPYTSGDDYKGVETPDDSTLVIHLKTPFPDLPYYGTFPMFTPIPKAKDTKQKYEQNPMTTGPYMWQSYNPGAELKLVKNPNWDASTDPVRHQYVDAWDFKWGGDAIKSQQQVLASQGPDAAAVEYDNVDASVVPQLTGDKKAQLLQGDSPCTIVEQMDSRKIPLDVRKAIALAYNWDEMNKVSGNNSLTSAPASSILPPAVPGYTKFSVAGLTGTGQGDPAAAKAALQKAGKLGFQLSWYYSNDSQTSSQLTQARTKFLEAAGFKVKAIGVPKAQIRKYTGNYDSPVNMLFSPRGWCSDWPSGSSWFPVLFKSQSVKDGNSIGELMDPALDKKIDDISALPLDQQAAKWGALDQDILQTYVPALPFYYDKMAIVIGNKVGGAVGDPTQGLPVFTQMFIKS comes from the coding sequence GTGGCTGTGATCGGACTGGCCGCGTGCGGCACGCCGTCCAGCAACAACAAGCAGGCGGGGGGCTCTTCGTCTGACACCATCGGCGGTGCCCAGCAGAAGGCGACGGACGAGTCCGCCAAGGGGCCGGCGAAGGACATTGACGGGGCGAAGAAGGGCGGGACCATGACGGTCTACGCCGAGAGCACGCCCTCGACGTTCGACCCGACCAACATCTACTACACCGACGGCAACCAGATCGCGAAGCTCGCGTTCCGGACGCTGACCCAGTTCGACATCCGCAACGGCAAGCCGGTGCTGGTGCCGGACCTCGCCGAGGACCTCGGGAAGGTCTCCGCTGACAAGCTGACCTGGACCTTCAAGCTCAAGAAGGGCATCAAGTACCAGGACGGCACCCCGGTCAAGGCCGAGGACTTCGCCTACGCGATCAAGCGGTCCTTCGCGCACGACGTCTTCGACGCGGGCCCGACCTACCAGCTGTCCTACTTCAAGGACGCCGACACCTACAAGGGCCCCTACACCTCGGGTGACGACTACAAGGGTGTCGAGACCCCGGATGACAGCACGCTGGTCATCCACCTCAAGACCCCGTTCCCGGACCTGCCCTACTACGGCACGTTCCCGATGTTCACGCCGATCCCCAAGGCGAAGGACACCAAGCAGAAGTACGAGCAGAACCCGATGACCACGGGCCCGTACATGTGGCAGAGCTACAACCCGGGCGCCGAGCTCAAGCTCGTCAAGAACCCCAACTGGGACGCCAGCACCGACCCGGTGCGCCACCAGTACGTCGACGCCTGGGACTTCAAGTGGGGCGGCGACGCTATCAAGAGCCAGCAGCAGGTCCTGGCCAGCCAGGGTCCGGACGCGGCCGCGGTCGAGTACGACAACGTCGACGCCTCGGTCGTCCCGCAGCTGACCGGTGACAAGAAGGCCCAGCTGCTCCAGGGCGACAGCCCCTGCACCATCGTCGAGCAGATGGACTCCCGCAAGATCCCGCTCGACGTCCGCAAGGCGATCGCCCTGGCCTACAACTGGGACGAGATGAACAAGGTCAGCGGCAACAACAGCCTGACCAGCGCCCCGGCGTCCTCGATCCTGCCTCCGGCCGTCCCGGGCTACACCAAGTTCTCGGTGGCCGGCCTGACCGGCACCGGCCAGGGCGACCCGGCCGCTGCCAAGGCGGCGCTGCAGAAGGCCGGCAAGCTCGGCTTCCAGCTGTCCTGGTACTACTCCAACGACAGCCAGACCTCCTCGCAGCTCACCCAGGCCCGGACCAAGTTCCTCGAGGCTGCCGGCTTCAAGGTCAAGGCGATCGGCGTGCCGAAGGCCCAGATCCGCAAGTACACCGGCAACTACGACAGCCCGGTCAACATGCTGTTCTCGCCCCGCGGCTGGTGCTCCGACTGGCCGAGCGGCTCCTCCTGGTTCCCGGTGCTGTTCAAGTCCCAGTCGGTCAAGGACGGCAACTCCATCGGTGAGCTGATGGACCCGGCTCTGGACAAGAAGATCGACGACATCTCGGCCCTGCCGCTCGACCAGCAGGCCGCCAAGTGGGGTGCGCTCGACCAGGACATCCTCCAGACGTACGTCCCGGCCCTGCCGTTCTACTACGACAAGATGGCCATCGTGATCGGCAACAAGGTGGGTGGCGCTGTCGGCGACCCGACCCAGGGCCTGCCGGTCTTCACCCAGATGTTCATCAAGAGCTGA